The proteins below are encoded in one region of Nitrospira sp.:
- a CDS encoding baseplate assembly protein: MTDTEKIPNKFYGKFRGTVLNNIDPMQMGRLQVQVPDVAGLVPTSWAMPCFPLSGKQMGMWAIPQIGAGVWVEFEQGNPDYPIWSGCWFGSAAEVPALALTAPPPLSDIVLQTATQNTLLLSDLPGPAGGILLKTMTGALISINDVGITISNGKGATIMMTGPTVTINGGALVVV, from the coding sequence ATGACAGACACAGAGAAAATACCAAACAAATTTTACGGCAAATTTCGCGGCACGGTGCTAAACAACATCGACCCGATGCAGATGGGCCGTCTTCAAGTGCAGGTGCCTGACGTCGCGGGCCTCGTTCCGACGAGCTGGGCGATGCCTTGCTTCCCGCTGTCCGGCAAGCAAATGGGAATGTGGGCGATCCCACAGATTGGCGCGGGCGTCTGGGTCGAGTTCGAGCAGGGCAATCCAGACTACCCGATATGGAGCGGCTGCTGGTTTGGCTCGGCCGCAGAAGTACCGGCCCTTGCTCTGACTGCGCCGCCGCCGCTGTCGGACATTGTGCTGCAAACGGCGACGCAGAACACTTTGCTGCTAAGCGATCTTCCCGGACCCGCGGGCGGCATTTTGCTCAAGACGATGACCGGCGCACTGATATCGATCAATGACGTCGGCATCACGATCTCAAACGGCAAAGGCGCAACGATCATGATGACGGGACCAACGGTGACTATCAACGGGGGTGCGCTGGTTGTGGTTTGA
- a CDS encoding putative baseplate assembly protein: MGTHYRCKNEERRRLVGATTDAQGNPIQPKLNGIDYLKVASTDQCTLDVFFLHNLPGQPNPVPPAAPALTKGNLVIEGGVRVRGIDAEVISISNNVLTVHVSEAGDYSIYTLRIITSPTSPDPPAGFDPQLSAVDFSFKVECPSDFDCEQASICPPPQFVEPEINYLAKDYSSFRRLVLDRMSTLMPNWRERNAADAQVALVEMMAYVGDHLSYFQDAVAAEAYLGTARRRVSVRRHARLLDYFVHDGANGRTWVTFEVTVGSGADGKTLPTGSMVLSRGSTAEIAVASADLDKALAEQPVVFETMHNLTLNAVHNSISFYTWSDRDCCLPKEATRATLLDKGLTLTVGDVMIFEEVLSPTTGLAADLDPSHRFAIRLKAITKRADPLDGTAVADIEWDPQDALPFPLCLTALVVDETGTPVVKEISIARGNVALADHGLRLTGEGLIPAEVPDEGNYRPQLQRENITFRVAYDDSVARSEPASIALEQDVRQALPAVTLNDGDEDWTPRRDLLNSGRFVADFVLETDRDSTAHLRFGDGVSAGKKPDGGTSFVATYRVGNGRAGNVGAEAISRIVSNFSGFQRVRNPLPARGGIDAETMEEVRQFAPQAFRTQQRAVTEADWAEVAGRHAEVQKAAATFRWTGSWYTVFITIDRAGGLSATGDPKFKAEIESFLEQFRVAGYDLEINDPVPVPLDILLRVCVKTGYFRSDVKQTLLNVFSRYDLPGGGRAFFHPDNFTFGQPVYLSKIYQTAMKVAGVASVEAMRFQRWGKLPDKELKNGRLVPASLEIIQLNNDPNFPENGQIDFEMHGGL, from the coding sequence ATGGGCACACACTATCGTTGCAAGAACGAAGAACGACGCCGGCTGGTCGGTGCAACCACGGACGCACAGGGCAATCCGATTCAGCCCAAGCTCAACGGCATCGACTACCTGAAAGTCGCATCGACCGATCAGTGTACGCTCGATGTCTTCTTCTTGCACAACCTGCCGGGGCAGCCCAATCCGGTTCCGCCCGCGGCACCAGCCCTGACAAAGGGCAACTTGGTGATTGAGGGCGGCGTACGGGTACGGGGCATCGACGCCGAAGTGATATCAATCTCGAACAACGTTCTCACGGTGCACGTTAGCGAAGCCGGCGACTACTCGATCTACACCCTGCGCATCATCACCTCGCCTACAAGTCCGGATCCGCCTGCCGGATTCGATCCTCAACTCTCGGCGGTGGACTTCTCGTTCAAGGTCGAGTGTCCGAGCGATTTCGATTGCGAGCAAGCGAGTATCTGTCCGCCGCCCCAGTTCGTCGAACCAGAAATCAACTATCTAGCCAAGGATTACTCGAGTTTTCGGCGTCTGGTTCTGGATCGGATGAGCACGCTGATGCCTAACTGGCGCGAGCGCAACGCCGCTGACGCGCAGGTTGCGCTGGTCGAGATGATGGCGTACGTCGGCGATCACCTGAGCTACTTCCAGGACGCAGTCGCGGCCGAAGCTTACCTCGGGACGGCGAGGCGCAGAGTCTCTGTCCGACGCCACGCGCGGCTGCTCGACTACTTTGTTCACGATGGAGCGAATGGCCGAACCTGGGTCACCTTCGAAGTCACCGTTGGCAGTGGTGCTGACGGAAAGACGCTCCCGACGGGAAGCATGGTTTTATCGCGTGGCTCGACCGCTGAAATAGCGGTAGCGTCGGCGGACCTAGACAAGGCGCTCGCCGAGCAGCCGGTTGTGTTCGAGACGATGCACAACCTGACGCTGAACGCGGTTCACAATTCGATCTCGTTCTACACCTGGAGCGACCGCGACTGTTGCCTGCCAAAAGAAGCAACTAGGGCAACGCTTTTGGACAAAGGGCTCACGCTGACCGTCGGTGATGTTATGATCTTTGAAGAGGTGCTGAGCCCGACAACCGGGCTGGCCGCGGATCTAGATCCCTCGCATCGCTTCGCGATACGCTTGAAAGCAATCACGAAGCGAGCGGACCCGCTGGACGGGACAGCGGTCGCCGACATCGAATGGGACCCGCAGGATGCGTTGCCGTTTCCGCTATGCCTTACTGCACTTGTAGTGGACGAGACCGGCACGCCGGTCGTAAAGGAGATAAGCATTGCAAGAGGTAATGTCGCACTTGCCGATCACGGACTGAGGCTGACTGGCGAGGGTCTCATTCCTGCCGAAGTGCCAGACGAAGGGAACTATCGCCCCCAACTCCAACGAGAGAACATCACGTTTCGGGTCGCTTACGATGATTCGGTAGCGCGGTCCGAGCCTGCTTCGATAGCGCTCGAGCAAGATGTACGGCAAGCGTTGCCGGCCGTGACGTTGAACGATGGAGACGAGGACTGGACCCCGCGCCGCGATTTGCTGAACAGCGGCCGCTTCGTTGCGGATTTCGTTCTCGAGACCGATCGCGACTCGACAGCACACCTGCGATTTGGCGACGGAGTGTCTGCGGGCAAGAAGCCAGACGGCGGGACGTCATTTGTCGCAACCTATCGCGTCGGCAACGGGCGTGCGGGAAACGTCGGCGCTGAAGCAATCAGCCGCATCGTATCGAACTTCTCCGGTTTTCAGCGTGTTCGGAATCCTCTGCCTGCACGGGGCGGAATCGACGCGGAGACGATGGAGGAAGTGCGGCAGTTTGCGCCCCAGGCGTTTCGGACCCAGCAGCGCGCGGTCACTGAAGCGGATTGGGCGGAGGTAGCAGGTCGTCACGCGGAAGTTCAAAAGGCGGCAGCGACCTTTCGATGGACCGGCAGCTGGTACACCGTTTTCATTACCATCGATCGCGCGGGTGGTCTTTCGGCCACGGGCGATCCAAAATTCAAAGCGGAGATCGAGAGTTTCCTCGAGCAGTTCAGGGTTGCCGGTTACGACCTCGAGATTAACGATCCGGTACCGGTGCCTCTGGATATCCTGCTGAGAGTCTGCGTCAAAACGGGATACTTCCGAAGCGATGTCAAGCAGACGCTATTGAATGTTTTCAGCCGCTACGATCTGCCGGGCGGAGGTCGAGCGTTCTTTCATCCCGACAACTTCACATTTGGCCAGCCGGTGTATCTGAGCAAAATCTATCAAACAGCGATGAAGGTTGCAGGGGTCGCCTCGGTTGAAGCAATGAGATTTCAACGTTGGGGCAAGCTCCCCGACAAGGAACTCAAGAACGGCAGGCTCGTGCCGGCTTCGCTCGAGATCATTCAGCTAAACAACGACCCTAACTTTCCTGAAAACGGACAGATCGATTTTGAGATGCATGGGGGGCTATGA
- a CDS encoding putative two-component system response regulator LuxR: MAHPSSTRKRRGVSILVVADCELVRLGVREILRDAFRNPKIEDVSIHDAWKAAVEKRPDVVVLDLDDCNRNLSFLRELKTFGQCRGLVAVTIYNNNDFVRSAYCAGASAVVLKQQSRETLVVAIQKAADGEVWIDRATLEEVLETSKPMIPSPTDQPGSAGIGSLTQREREVLTTIAKGYRNKQIAQELGISEVTVRHHLTAIFSKLKVSDRLELLIYAHSHGLIELKHYPGSPSREDRGIPDSELTDSHTAHL, translated from the coding sequence ATGGCTCATCCAAGCTCTACACGGAAGCGTCGAGGGGTTTCTATCCTGGTCGTCGCTGACTGCGAATTAGTACGTCTGGGAGTTCGTGAAATTCTTCGGGACGCGTTTAGGAATCCAAAAATCGAGGATGTCTCGATCCACGATGCCTGGAAAGCGGCCGTGGAAAAACGCCCGGACGTGGTCGTGTTGGACTTGGATGATTGTAATCGGAATCTCTCATTCTTGCGTGAATTGAAGACATTTGGCCAATGCCGTGGGCTCGTCGCCGTCACGATTTACAACAACAACGATTTTGTCCGTTCGGCCTATTGCGCCGGTGCCAGCGCAGTGGTGCTGAAACAACAGAGCCGTGAGACACTCGTAGTGGCCATTCAAAAGGCTGCGGACGGCGAAGTGTGGATCGATCGTGCCACATTGGAGGAGGTCTTGGAGACATCCAAGCCGATGATCCCCTCACCCACGGATCAGCCGGGCTCCGCCGGGATTGGCAGCCTCACTCAGCGTGAGCGGGAAGTGCTTACGACCATTGCCAAGGGATATCGCAATAAGCAGATCGCGCAAGAACTCGGAATTAGCGAGGTCACCGTTCGGCATCACCTCACAGCCATCTTCAGCAAGCTGAAGGTGTCGGATCGTCTTGAGTTGCTCATCTACGCGCACAGTCATGGCCTCATTGAACTCAAACACTATCCGGGCAGTCCGTCGCGTGAGGATCGAGGTATTCCGGATAGTGAGCTGACCGATTCCCACACCGCCCACTTGTAG
- the ddlA gene encoding D-alanine--D-alanine ligase: MKRLRVLVLMHEDLVPPTELNGRDPSTAEWKTEYDVVSALQHLGHEVRPLGVKNDLGVIRTAVEQWKPHLAFNLLEEFDGVSVYDQNVVSYLELLRVPYSGCNPRGLMLARDKSLSKKLFSYHRIPFPEFAVFPVGKQVRLPECLRFPLIVKSVTEEASLGISQASIVNDEEKLRERIAFVHQSIGTGALTERYIEGRELYVGVMGHANLHVFPVWELVMDKMPEETWRIATERVKWNRKYQEKYGIRSCAARHLPDGMEEKIRHLARRVYRALGLSGYARIDLRLDAQNRMYVLEANPNPQIAEDEDFAQSARTDGWAYRDLLQELLNLALRWRPAQAA; encoded by the coding sequence ATGAAGCGATTACGTGTGCTGGTCCTCATGCACGAAGACTTGGTTCCCCCGACGGAATTGAATGGGCGGGACCCGAGTACGGCCGAATGGAAGACCGAATACGACGTGGTCTCGGCCCTTCAACACCTCGGTCACGAGGTGAGGCCGCTCGGCGTAAAAAACGATCTTGGTGTCATTCGTACTGCCGTAGAGCAGTGGAAGCCGCATCTGGCATTCAATCTCCTCGAAGAGTTCGATGGGGTGTCCGTCTACGATCAAAACGTGGTCTCGTACCTGGAACTGTTGCGGGTTCCTTATTCAGGATGTAACCCGCGCGGTCTCATGCTGGCGCGGGACAAAAGTCTCTCCAAGAAACTGTTTTCGTATCATCGCATTCCCTTCCCGGAGTTCGCGGTGTTTCCCGTCGGCAAACAGGTTCGACTCCCGGAATGTCTGCGTTTTCCGTTGATCGTCAAATCCGTCACGGAGGAAGCGTCGCTCGGTATTTCTCAGGCGTCGATCGTCAATGATGAAGAGAAACTGCGAGAGCGAATTGCATTTGTGCACCAGAGCATCGGTACGGGCGCATTGACCGAACGATACATCGAGGGGAGAGAACTCTACGTCGGCGTCATGGGTCACGCCAATCTCCATGTATTTCCGGTTTGGGAACTGGTCATGGATAAAATGCCGGAGGAGACATGGCGAATTGCAACCGAACGGGTGAAGTGGAACCGGAAGTATCAGGAGAAGTACGGCATCCGCTCCTGTGCGGCACGTCACCTGCCGGATGGAATGGAAGAAAAGATCCGGCACCTTGCGCGGCGGGTCTATCGAGCGCTGGGGCTGAGCGGCTATGCGCGTATCGACCTGAGGCTAGACGCGCAAAACCGAATGTATGTGCTCGAGGCCAACCCTAATCCCCAGATCGCTGAGGACGAAGATTTTGCGCAATCCGCCCGCACCGATGGTTGGGCATACCGCGATCTCCTCCAGGAACTACTCAATCTTGCTCTCCGATGGAGACCCGCGCAGGCGGCCTAG
- the gpmA gene encoding 2,3-bisphosphoglycerate-dependent phosphoglycerate mutase, producing the protein MGTLVLLRHGESQWNLENRFTGWVDVPLSPKGEQEAKAAGLKLKAFSFDLAFTSALKRAQDTLTLALKEQGQTQVPTTTNQALNERHYGDLQGLNKAETAQKYGDQQVKIWRRSYDIKPPGNGAESLKETAERVLPYYKAQIEPHVLAGKTVLIAAHGNSLRALVMHLDQLTREQVLELNIPTGAPLLYEIDSTGKVLSRRYL; encoded by the coding sequence ATGGGCACTCTGGTGTTACTCCGTCACGGCGAATCGCAATGGAACTTGGAAAATCGCTTTACCGGTTGGGTGGACGTGCCGTTGTCTCCAAAGGGTGAGCAGGAGGCCAAGGCCGCCGGCCTCAAGCTGAAAGCCTTTTCCTTCGACCTTGCATTTACCTCCGCCCTGAAGCGGGCGCAAGATACGCTGACCCTCGCCCTCAAGGAGCAAGGACAGACGCAAGTCCCCACGACCACGAACCAAGCCCTGAATGAACGACACTACGGAGACCTGCAGGGATTGAACAAGGCGGAGACGGCTCAAAAATATGGCGATCAACAGGTCAAAATCTGGCGCCGCAGTTACGACATCAAACCGCCGGGAAACGGAGCGGAAAGTCTCAAGGAAACCGCTGAGCGGGTGCTACCCTATTACAAGGCGCAGATTGAGCCGCACGTGCTCGCCGGCAAGACGGTGCTCATCGCGGCGCACGGGAATAGCCTCCGCGCGCTCGTCATGCATTTGGATCAACTGACCCGAGAGCAAGTCCTTGAGTTGAACATACCGACCGGGGCGCCCTTGCTCTACGAGATTGACTCGACCGGCAAAGTCCTCAGCCGCCGGTATCTGTAG
- a CDS encoding nucleoside permease produces MQDWPYRLVAFAGFFVIAFLAWLTGRRSRPDWRTIVGSTALAWSIGLITFWLPGARWLLGAVNDMVVAALRASQKGTVFLLGPLALGPGQALPDGTESMGFILAAQALPAVVFFAALMSGLYYVGIMQAIVGLFARMFYRAMGLSGAESLSGAANIFVGIEAGLIVRPYLAAMTRSELLMVLTCMMATVASTVLGIYVTALQPVVPQIAGHLISASVISIPCAVLISKLSLPEVERPVTLGTMPSRTPLQGVQNQGDGNAIQPPSNLIVALIEGAWQGVRMAVGIGALLIVFLGLEALVDLALAQLPSFAGAPLSVTRILAWLTWPFTILLGLRPGEWQIAADLLGSRFIETEVAAYFKLAAVQAASPPPLSLRSLNALTYALCGFVHVASMGIFVGGIAALIPNRAKDLSILGMHALWTAFLSTLLVGCIAGVLSSSQ; encoded by the coding sequence GTGCAGGATTGGCCGTATCGACTTGTGGCGTTCGCTGGGTTTTTCGTGATCGCTTTCCTCGCGTGGTTGACCGGACGACGGAGTCGTCCGGACTGGAGGACCATAGTCGGAAGCACGGCATTGGCCTGGAGCATCGGCCTCATCACCTTTTGGCTCCCTGGCGCGCGGTGGCTGCTAGGGGCTGTCAACGACATGGTCGTAGCCGCGTTGAGGGCCTCGCAGAAGGGCACAGTGTTCCTTTTGGGCCCTCTCGCACTCGGGCCCGGTCAAGCGCTGCCAGATGGAACCGAATCGATGGGGTTCATCTTAGCTGCGCAGGCGCTGCCCGCCGTGGTCTTTTTCGCCGCATTGATGTCGGGCTTGTACTACGTGGGAATCATGCAGGCCATCGTCGGGCTGTTTGCCAGGATGTTTTACCGCGCCATGGGGTTGTCAGGCGCCGAATCGCTCTCCGGGGCCGCCAACATTTTCGTTGGCATCGAGGCAGGCCTGATCGTGCGTCCCTATTTGGCGGCCATGACGCGATCTGAATTGTTGATGGTGCTGACCTGCATGATGGCGACTGTTGCCAGCACAGTTCTGGGCATCTATGTCACCGCATTGCAACCGGTCGTCCCTCAGATTGCTGGCCATCTCATTTCGGCGTCCGTGATTTCCATCCCTTGCGCCGTGCTGATTAGTAAACTGTCACTGCCTGAAGTCGAACGGCCTGTGACGCTGGGGACTATGCCGTCGAGGACACCGCTTCAGGGAGTGCAGAACCAAGGCGACGGCAACGCGATACAGCCCCCGTCTAATCTGATTGTCGCTTTGATCGAGGGCGCGTGGCAGGGCGTAAGGATGGCGGTCGGCATCGGGGCGCTGTTGATCGTGTTCTTAGGACTTGAAGCGCTCGTGGACTTGGCGCTTGCACAGCTCCCCTCGTTCGCCGGGGCACCTCTTTCGGTCACTCGGATCCTGGCCTGGCTGACCTGGCCCTTCACGATTCTCTTGGGACTCCGTCCTGGCGAATGGCAAATTGCTGCAGACTTGTTGGGATCGCGGTTTATCGAGACGGAGGTGGCGGCCTATTTCAAGCTGGCCGCCGTGCAGGCGGCGAGTCCCCCTCCGTTGTCCCTTCGGTCACTCAATGCACTGACCTATGCGTTGTGCGGATTCGTCCATGTCGCCAGCATGGGTATCTTCGTCGGTGGGATCGCAGCCTTGATTCCCAACCGGGCAAAAGATCTTTCCATTCTAGGAATGCACGCGCTCTGGACGGCGTTCTTGTCAACCTTGCTAGTTGGATGTATTGCTGGAGTGCTCAGTTCCTCACAGTAA
- the argD gene encoding acetylornithine aminotransferase, whose product MLTEQLRDDAERYLMNTYARQPISIARGRGARVYDLEGREYVDFVGGIAVNILGHNPPDLVLAIQKQVVQLIHTSNLYYTVPQVQLAKALVERSFAQKVFFCNSGAEANEAAIKLARRYGHDKRGPECFEIITMRNSFHGRTLATIAATGQDKVKKGYEPVTPGFTHVAFNDIEALERALSDKTAAVMLEPIQAEGGVHVAGKPYLARVRELCRQRGVLLIFDEVQTGMGRTGTLFAYEQLGVQPDIMTLAKGLGGGVPIAACLATDEVARVFGPGSHASTFGGNPLACAAGLAVLRTLLEGRVLEHARRMGEHLAKGLQDMKERSAAIREVRGMGLLLGMELQGEGKPIVDACLTRGLLINCTMDRVLRFVPPLVISQTDIDRLLDTLPPLLAKPKSDSHH is encoded by the coding sequence ATGCTGACCGAACAATTACGGGACGATGCCGAACGGTATCTCATGAATACCTACGCGCGCCAGCCGATTTCGATTGCGCGTGGACGCGGCGCCCGGGTCTACGATCTGGAAGGGCGCGAGTACGTGGATTTTGTCGGTGGGATTGCCGTCAACATCTTGGGGCATAACCCTCCCGATCTGGTCTTGGCCATTCAGAAGCAGGTCGTGCAGCTGATTCACACCTCAAATCTGTACTACACGGTTCCGCAAGTGCAATTGGCCAAGGCGCTCGTCGAACGGTCCTTCGCGCAGAAGGTCTTTTTCTGTAACAGCGGGGCAGAAGCCAACGAAGCGGCCATCAAGCTGGCGCGGCGCTATGGACACGACAAGCGGGGGCCCGAGTGTTTCGAAATCATCACGATGAGGAACTCGTTTCATGGCCGGACTTTGGCGACCATCGCCGCGACGGGACAGGACAAGGTGAAGAAGGGGTATGAGCCGGTGACGCCCGGCTTCACCCATGTGGCCTTCAATGATATCGAGGCCCTCGAACGAGCGTTGTCTGACAAGACCGCGGCTGTGATGCTCGAACCGATTCAGGCCGAGGGCGGCGTCCATGTGGCGGGTAAGCCCTACCTGGCACGGGTGCGGGAACTGTGCCGTCAACGCGGGGTGTTGTTGATCTTCGACGAAGTGCAGACGGGAATGGGCCGGACAGGCACCCTGTTCGCCTACGAACAACTTGGCGTGCAACCGGATATCATGACCTTGGCGAAAGGTTTGGGCGGCGGCGTGCCGATTGCGGCCTGCCTGGCCACTGACGAGGTGGCGCGCGTGTTCGGGCCGGGCAGCCATGCGTCGACGTTTGGTGGAAATCCGCTGGCCTGCGCCGCCGGACTCGCGGTATTGCGAACGCTCTTGGAAGGGCGCGTGCTGGAGCACGCGAGGCGGATGGGTGAGCATCTGGCCAAGGGACTGCAGGATATGAAGGAGCGAAGTGCGGCAATCCGCGAGGTTCGTGGAATGGGCCTGCTTTTAGGCATGGAACTCCAGGGTGAGGGCAAGCCAATCGTCGATGCGTGCCTGACGCGCGGGCTCCTGATCAATTGCACGATGGATCGTGTGTTGAGATTCGTGCCCCCATTGGTCATTTCACAAACCGACATTGACCGGCTTCTCGACACGTTGCCGCCTTTGCTGGCGAAGCCGAAGTCCGACAGCCATCACTGA
- the argF gene encoding ornithine carbamoyltransferase: MARQIRTVHSRSSLRRVTKDLLSLGPVPREYVRRLLSLAAELKRLRRQGKVHARLAGRTLGLLFQKASTRTRVSFEVGMNQLGGQALFLPIGDIQLSRGESVTDTARVLSRYLDGLVIRTFDQAIVEEWARESTIPIINGLTDLHHPCQALSDLLTIQEKKGRLKGLKLAYVGDGNNMANSLIEAGAKVGMSVSVGCPKGYQPDAAVVDGARQEAHEMRCAIELTEDPDLAVKDADIVYTDVWISMGQEREQARRLKAFESYQVNDRLMKRARPDAIVLHCLPAHRGEEISARVLDGPQSVVLDQAENRLHMQKAILVDLLS, from the coding sequence ATGGCCCGTCAGATTCGCACCGTGCACTCCCGCTCTTCTCTTCGTCGCGTCACAAAGGACTTGTTGTCTCTCGGTCCCGTCCCGCGGGAATACGTCCGTCGACTGCTCTCGCTCGCCGCTGAGCTGAAGCGATTGCGGCGGCAAGGGAAAGTGCACGCCCGGTTGGCCGGTCGGACGTTGGGGTTGCTGTTTCAGAAAGCCTCGACGCGGACGCGCGTGTCGTTCGAGGTCGGCATGAACCAGTTGGGGGGACAGGCGCTGTTCCTACCTATCGGCGATATCCAACTGTCGCGCGGTGAGAGTGTGACCGATACGGCACGCGTGCTCTCGCGCTATCTCGACGGCCTGGTGATTCGCACGTTCGACCAGGCCATCGTCGAAGAGTGGGCGCGAGAATCGACCATTCCCATTATCAACGGCCTGACGGATCTCCATCACCCCTGCCAGGCGCTCTCGGATCTCCTGACGATTCAGGAGAAGAAGGGGCGCCTGAAAGGCCTGAAGTTGGCCTATGTAGGGGATGGCAACAACATGGCGAACTCGCTGATCGAAGCCGGTGCCAAGGTCGGTATGTCGGTCAGCGTGGGATGTCCGAAGGGCTATCAGCCTGATGCTGCGGTCGTGGATGGAGCGCGCCAGGAGGCACACGAGATGCGCTGTGCCATCGAGCTGACGGAAGACCCGGACTTGGCCGTCAAGGACGCCGATATCGTGTACACCGACGTCTGGATCAGTATGGGGCAGGAGCGAGAGCAGGCGCGGCGCCTCAAGGCATTTGAATCGTATCAGGTCAACGACCGCTTGATGAAACGCGCGCGGCCTGACGCCATCGTGCTACATTGTCTGCCGGCGCACAGGGGGGAAGAAATCAGCGCCAGGGTCTTGGATGGGCCGCAGTCGGTCGTGCTGGATCAGGCTGAGAACCGACTGCACATGCAGAAGGCCATTCTGGTGGACTTGCTGAGCTGA
- the argG gene encoding argininosuccinate synthase has translation MAYSGGLDTSVILKWAQETYESEVICFCADLGQGEDLRAIKAKATSLGVRKTYVEDLRETFVRDHVFPMLRGNAVYEGSYLLGTSIARPLIAKRQIEIAKKEGAEAVCHGATGKGNDQVRFELTYLALEPGIRIIAPWREWTMRSRRELIEYADRHGIPVTATKAKPYSMDMNLFHVSYEGGILEDPWSAPPEEIFHMSVSPEKAPNKPRFVEIEYVRGNPVAVDGKKMTPATLLAHVNKIGGENGIGRVDLVENRYVGMKSRGVYETPGGTILHAAHRALESLTLDREVLHLRDSLIPRYAELIYYGYWYAPERELLQRTMDEAQQDVTGTVRLKLYKGNCVVDGRRSERSLYRLDMATFEEDEVYRQRDAEGFIRLNALRLAIRAQRRKPKK, from the coding sequence TTGGCCTATTCCGGGGGCCTCGATACCTCCGTGATCTTGAAATGGGCGCAAGAGACCTATGAGAGCGAGGTGATTTGTTTTTGCGCCGATCTCGGGCAAGGGGAGGATCTCCGGGCGATCAAAGCGAAGGCCACTTCATTGGGAGTCAGAAAGACCTACGTTGAGGACCTGCGCGAGACGTTCGTCCGAGATCACGTCTTCCCCATGCTTCGTGGCAATGCCGTGTATGAAGGCAGCTATTTGCTCGGCACGTCCATCGCGCGTCCGTTGATCGCGAAGCGACAGATCGAGATCGCCAAAAAGGAAGGAGCGGAAGCGGTCTGTCACGGTGCAACCGGGAAGGGCAACGATCAGGTCCGTTTCGAACTCACCTACCTGGCCTTGGAGCCTGGGATCAGGATCATCGCGCCCTGGCGAGAATGGACCATGCGGTCGCGCCGGGAATTGATCGAATACGCCGACCGGCATGGGATCCCGGTGACGGCGACGAAGGCGAAGCCCTACAGCATGGATATGAATCTGTTTCATGTCAGTTATGAGGGGGGCATTTTGGAAGACCCCTGGTCCGCGCCGCCTGAGGAGATCTTCCATATGAGCGTCTCGCCGGAAAAGGCGCCGAACAAGCCACGCTTCGTCGAGATCGAGTACGTGCGGGGCAATCCCGTGGCGGTGGACGGCAAGAAGATGACGCCCGCGACGTTACTCGCGCATGTCAACAAGATCGGCGGCGAGAACGGCATCGGCCGCGTCGATCTCGTCGAAAACCGGTATGTGGGCATGAAATCGCGCGGCGTGTACGAAACGCCCGGCGGGACCATTCTTCACGCGGCCCATCGTGCGCTTGAATCTCTGACGCTGGATCGTGAGGTCCTCCATCTACGGGATAGCCTGATTCCGCGCTATGCGGAACTCATTTACTATGGGTACTGGTACGCGCCTGAGCGGGAGCTGCTGCAGCGCACGATGGATGAGGCTCAGCAGGATGTGACGGGGACCGTGCGGCTGAAACTTTACAAGGGCAACTGCGTCGTCGATGGGCGTCGATCGGAGCGTTCGCTCTACCGTCTCGATATGGCGACGTTCGAAGAGGACGAGGTCTATCGACAGCGGGATGCCGAAGGCTTTATCCGGCTGAATGCACTTCGTCTCGCCATCCGTGCTCAACGGCGCAAGCCCAAGAAATGA